The Deltaproteobacteria bacterium genomic sequence CAGCAGGTCGGGCAGCGTCTTCGGGAACTGTTCGAACCCCGCCTCTTTCACCCAGCCGGTCCGATAGGTGAGGCATTGCACCGTGCCGCCGACGGGCACCGCGATCCAATGCTTCATCTTGTTGCTGTACCCGTAGGTGCGCGCGACGTCGTACCAGCCGCCGAGCTGCTTGCCGAGTCCCTCGGCGAGGTCGGTGACGTCGACCAGCTTCTGCGGATAGATGTGCGGATCGTCGTACCAGCCCATGATGATGTCCGGACCGCTGCCGAGGTTGGCGGCGAGAGCGGCCTTGGGCCGAACGTCCTCCCAGGTGATGTACTCGACGCTGACCGGAACGCCGGTGACTTCGGTGAACTTCTTCGTGTTGGCGTTCCACAGCTCCTCGTCGGATTTGACGAATCCCGACCAGCGCAAGAGACGGAGCGAAGCATCCTTCTCGGGCTTGAAGACGGGTTCGCTCTTGGCTCCCTGGGCGAGGGCGCTCCCTGCCGCAAGCCCCACTCCCCATTCCAGCACCGTGCGACGCGAAATCCTCGGCATGCGTTCCCCTTGAGGTCTCGGGCGGCGCATCATTGCGCTTCGCGACGAATTTGCGAAGCGCGAGGGTTCGTGCGGAGATGGACGGCACTTCGCGCATGGCCATGAAACAGGTCCTCGTCGCGGCACTGCTCCTGGGCTCCTGCACGCGCTCGTCGCGCGACGGGTGCGCGCACGGCAGCGGCGCCCTGGTCCCCCTCCTGCCAGGGCCGCGAACGATCAAGACGGTCTTCGTCATCGTGATGGAGAACAAGACCTGGGCAGAAATCCAGGGGAGGGCGTCGGCGCCGTACCTGAACTCGACGCTCCTGCCGGCGGCATCCTTCGCGACACAGTACTCGGACTCGGGACTGCACCCGAGTGAGCCCAACTATCTCTGGCTGGAAGGCGGAACCGATTACGGAATCCGGGACGACGACGACCCCGCGTCGCATCACCTTCCCAACCGGGATCACCTGGTCTCGTTGCTCACGCAGGCCGGTATCTCCTGGAAGGCCTACCAGGAAGGCATCGACGGGACGGACTGCCCGATCACGAGCCGCGGCCTGTACGCGGCGAAGCACAA encodes the following:
- a CDS encoding phosphoesterase codes for the protein MDGTSRMAMKQVLVAALLLGSCTRSSRDGCAHGSGALVPLLPGPRTIKTVFVIVMENKTWAEIQGRASAPYLNSTLLPAASFATQYSDSGLHPSEPNYLWLEGGTDYGIRDDDDPASHHLPNRDHLVSLLTQAGISWKAYQEGIDGTDCPITSRGLYAAKHNPFVFFDDVTDGNNSRSATCIAHVRPLQELDADLANGSVARYNFITPDLCNDMHNSSGCATTDSITNGDRWLADWIPRIRQSSAYLDGGAIFVTWDESEEGAHPIGFVVLSPAAKGGGYSNAVRYSHSSTLRSLQIIFGVGPLLCDAANAVDLSDLFVTFP